The following nucleotide sequence is from Candidatus Zymogenaceae bacterium.
ATGAGAGAACGATAGTCCCGGTCGGACAGCCCCGATGCCCCGTGAATGGTCATGCCGATGGAAAGAGAGTCCTTCAGGGTCTTGAGCAGATTGAAGTTAAGATTCGGCTTATTGATGTATGAACCGTATACGTTGCCGAAGGACGGCACAAAGATATCTATATCCGTTTCCTTCACAAAGGTCTTGGCCTCTTCCGGATCGGTAAAGGTTTGGGTGACCTTTTTCTCAAGGTCTTCACGTCCCCCCAGTATCCCCAGTTTTCCCTCCACAGCCGCATTGTATACCTCCGCAATCTCGACCGCCTGTCGGGTCAGTTCGATGTTGTCCTTGAAATCGAGAAACGATCCATCGATCATCACCGAGGTAAAGCCGGAGTCCAGGGCGGTGCGAATCTGGTCCAGGTTTTCGGCCATGTTCAGATGAAGCACCACCTTGGCCTCGCGATCCTGGGCCAGGGAGGCGATGGAGCGGCCGAAGGCGCGGATGTCGTACAGTTCCGAAAGCGGCCGAGCCCCGCCCTGGATGATGACCGGGAAGTTCAGCTCCTCGGCGGCGTCCAGTATGGACATGATGAAGTCCGGGTTTCCCGCATTGGTGTCGAAGGCGCCCAGTGCGAACCCGTTTTCCCGTGCGTCTTGGTACTGGTCGATAGCGTCGATAAGGGGCATACATGACTCCTCTTATGTATAAAAAAGGTTGGGAATGATACGAAAAGCATACATGAAAAATGCAGGACATCCTGCATGGAAGTGTCAGGGTATTGTTATCATAGGATAAAATATTTGTCAATTACTTCAAGTCCGCCCGTTTCCTGTTGATTTTTCTCGCAAAATGCGGTATGTAAAATAGGTTGGATATTTAATTCGCCAAAAGCGCACCGGAGAGGAAAAACGGCGTATTTTTGTGTTTACGTGAGGGTGATGTATGAAAAATTTCGTACTCTTGTACGTCAAGGATGCCATGACCACCGATCTTATCACGGTTTCTCCTACTACCAAACTCAAGGGGGTCGAGGGGCTGTTTGACACCTATGATTACAATTTCATCCCTGTTATGGAAGAGGGACGCATGGTCGGGATCGTTTCAAAGCTTGATATACTCAAGCACTTCGTGTTTACTCCCCAATCGATGATCCCCCATTATGACCGGCTCCTGGAGGACGAGGTGCGCCTCGTTATGAACAAGGGCGTGCTGACCGTATCCACCGATACTCCCCTCACCAGAGTGCTTGAGCTGATGGTGGAGACGAAGCTCAGAAGTTTCCCGGTGGTGGACAGTGAGATGAACCTTCTTGGAATCATCTCTCGAGACGACATTCTGAGACAATTACGGGAATGATGACGGGTCGGATGTGCGAGGGAAATACGCGCCTTTCAAGTGTATCAAATCCGATAAAAAAATGATCCAAAAAAGCCATATGTGAGTTCGATGAGACACACCCGATAATCATCGGCGTATCACATAAAATGGAAATATGTATCCTCCTTCATGTTGGTTCAATTTTAATATGTAATATTCAATATGTTGCAAGTCGTGCTGGTTGGAGATGACCGGAACATGACATCACGTCATATGAACATGCAGGAGGTATCTGTTATGACTCATGCAGTGCGTTGGGATACGAAAAATGGGACCATACTTCTGGATGGAAACGGACAACAAGAACGGGTGATACTGCTTCGCCGGGGGTTTTGGGATGGATTCCTGCCCGAAATCGTGGGCATCCTGGGTGAAGACGGTATGTCGATAATGATGAGAAACCTTGTGGAGCGTGTGGGACTGAACGGTGAGTTCGGCGACAAGCTGAGTTTCCGTACATTGATACAGGTGTTCGACAAGCGAATCCTGCCGGTGGACAAGGCAAGCAGCGTTATACATGAGACCGTCACCTGGGATAAGGACGATCGTGAAATCACCGTTTTCGGCGATACCGTCTGGATTCTCCAGGATATCTTCACCATTCAGAGGTTCAAGGATGTTCTGGTGGACGTGCTCGACGAAAACGGAGCCAACGCCATTATCAGGTCCGTCAGCAGAAAAGGCGGCCTGGTGGTGGGAGAAACGGCCCTGAAAAACTACGGCTGGAAGAACATCGATGACGCCTTGGCATCCCAGAACGAAAAGGTGTTTGCCTATACGTTCAGTGTTGCGGGGTGGTGTCGGGCCCGTTCGGCTTACGCAAAAGGACCGGACGGCGAGCAGATGCTGGTGGCGGTGTGTGACAACACCTACGAATCCGAAGGCGTTACCGCGAAGAAGCCGTCGTGTCGCATCCTGGCAAGTTACATGGAGGGATTCTACAAGGGGGTGCTCTCCCGACTGGGGGACAAGGCGGTGGAGTGCCGGGAGGTGACCTGTCGCGCAACCGGAGCCGATCACTGCACGTTCGCCTTCAAAATGAAGGATGCCAAGGCCGCCCCGCTGGAGTGGGACGGTTTGGCCGGTGAGTGGCAGGCCCTGGAAGCCCAGCTTCTCGGGCAGTAAATAGTATACGAGCCGGCGTTTCGCCTTGGACGTATCATGCTGAAAAGCGGGGGACAGCATCCTCCGCTTTTTTGGTATCCATCCCGCCGGGTGACGGACGTGTTGTGGATCGTTATATAGGTTCGATATGCCGTATTTCCTTAATTCCTCTTGCAATCCACGCGATAAAAACTATAGCTCCATTCATCAACATCAAAACGAGTGTATGAAAATCCTTCATTTTGTGTTTTTGAACGACGGTATTTTTTTCTTGACATCTCACCGGGAACACCATATAAACAGCCGGTGAAAGACGAACGTACGTTCATTCGGGGAAACGGGGGTTACGGAGGAGCGGAAAAGGGAGATGGGTGTGGGGAGGGAGAAAGAGAGGTTGGGTAACGTGGAGAGGGCGGCGTCGGAAGCCGTGAAGAAAAGAGACTCGCATAGAAGTTTTTTTATATGATGTTCGGCGAATGAATGTTCGTTCATTTTTGTGGATAAGTTGCCGTATTCAGTAGACGGGTAAACGTTTTTTCAACAAAGCGCATTCTCACAGAACGGTACCCGACGGGACGCGGGGAAGATGAAACGGGTCAAGTCTAAAGTCAAGGACAAGCACCTTGTCGACGAAAAACGAAAAAAAATCGTTGACGGGGCCATCTCCGTGTTCAGCGAAAA
It contains:
- a CDS encoding class II fructose-bisphosphate aldolase, producing the protein MPLIDAIDQYQDARENGFALGAFDTNAGNPDFIMSILDAAEELNFPVIIQGGARPLSELYDIRAFGRSIASLAQDREAKVVLHLNMAENLDQIRTALDSGFTSVMIDGSFLDFKDNIELTRQAVEIAEVYNAAVEGKLGILGGREDLEKKVTQTFTDPEEAKTFVKETDIDIFVPSFGNVYGSYINKPNLNFNLLKTLKDSLSIGMTIHGASGLSDRDYRSLIENGAVKINISTAMRTTYLKNIKEAMEKAPKTTLSYEITASARKDITRIVVEMIRLFRGSWE
- a CDS encoding CBS domain-containing protein; the protein is MKNFVLLYVKDAMTTDLITVSPTTKLKGVEGLFDTYDYNFIPVMEEGRMVGIVSKLDILKHFVFTPQSMIPHYDRLLEDEVRLVMNKGVLTVSTDTPLTRVLELMVETKLRSFPVVDSEMNLLGIISRDDILRQLRE